Within the Candidatus Methylacidiphilales bacterium genome, the region TTTGTACCAGGTATTGTAGTCCTTGTTGCAGTCCGGGCCCTTGATTGTATTGGCGACAGGCACCACAGACAGCAACAGGGCTATGATAACAAAGGCAAGCAGCGCATTGCGCTCGTGATTTTCCAGTTTAAAACTGCAAAACCGCCTCAAAACTTGATTGATCGATTTCAAAAAATTTCTCATTTCAGGCGGTTTTGTTTTTAGCCCGGATGTGGGCGCGCCCCTGTTTGCCCGGCCTTTTGGCAAGACCTTTTGCCGGGGTTTTCAGAAGAGGGTGAGGCATCCGGGCCAGGCATGATGCAAATGTCATAATGTGTTCCACTGCAAGAGTTGCGAAGCCCAAGCTCCCCCAGAGACGTCAGAAAGTAAATAAGGAACTAAAAAAAGTGGCATTTATGCTTCATTGTAGTAAGAAGATTCTCTTGCCCAACGGGTTCCAAACTGTTTATTTCGATGATGTACGTCCGGTTAACCCAGATTAATGACGATGTCAGCGCCGCAGCCAGACCCGGCTCCGGACATCTTCCCAGCACTTTCTTTCCCCAAAAATGAAAGTTTCACTCATGCGATTCCTGGATGCATTGCTGGGGGTGCCCGCCTGCATATTCCTCACCCTCTTGCGTTATCTGGGGGGCCCGACGCCCGAGCGCCCGCTCGACATGAAACGGCGCAAAATCCTGTTCATCAAGCTTGCCGAACAGGGATCGACCATCCTCGCCCGCCCCATGCTGCAGCGGGCCGCCGAAATCTTCGGCAGGAACAACCTTTATTTTCTCGTGTTCGACGACAACCGTTTTGTCCTCGATGCCCTTGGGATCATTCCCACCGAAAATGTCATCACCATCCCGCACGAAACCATTACGCAAGTCCTGTTCGGCGCCATCAAAGCCATCAGGAAGGCGCGCGGTATCGGTTTTGATTTCGCAATCGACATGGAATTTTTTGCCCGCTCCACCGCTGCACTGGCTTATCTCAGCGGCGCGCGCTGGCGCATCGGGTTCCATGCCTTTCATGGCGAGGCGGCATACCGCGGCAATTTGATGACCCACCGCTTGATCTGCAACCAGCACATCCACACCGCCGATCTCTTCGAAGTCATGCTCGACGCCGTTTTTGAAGACCCACGCCAGCTCCCCACTTTCGGCAAAAAAATTCCCGCTTATGTGGAATCCTCCGAAACCGAAGCGCCGTTGTATAAACTCCGGTCCGGCGAATTGGATGAAACACGCGACATCGTGCGTGCGGCGTCGGGCGATAAACCTTCGCACGGACTGCCTCTCATTCTGCTCAACTCCAATTGCGGCGACCTCATCCCCTTGCGCCGCTGGCATGAGGACAATTACCGGGACCTGACCCAGCGCCTCCTGCGCCGCTATCCTGAACTGCATGTCGGATTCACCGGCGGCCCCTCGGAAAAGCGGGAGGTCGAAAAGCAGGTCGCGGCCATCGATCATCCGCGTTGTTTCAATCTGGCCGGACTCACTTCGCTCCGGCAGTTGATGGCGCTTTATTTTCTTGCCGAAATTATGGTGACCAACGACAGCGGTCCGGCTCACTTTTCATCCCTGGCGCCGATTGACACCGTCACCTTGTTTGGCCCGGAGAATCCGGCCCTGTTTCGCGCACGTTCCCCGCGCAGCCATGTGTTCTGGGCCGGGCTGGCCTGCAGTCCCTGCGTGACCGCCGCCAACGGGCGAAATACCGTCTGCCGGAATAATCTCTGCATGCAGGCCATCAACGTCGATGACGTGTATCAGAAGGTCTGCGAGCTGTACGAAAAACGCCGCAAACGGAAGACGACCAGGCGGAAAACTCCACTCCGCAAAAAACCTGCGCGGGTTTAGCTCATGTGTTTCAGTGCGGAGCTGGCAGCGTGGGAGAGCCGCCCTGGGCGGTCTTGATTTGCCTGATGCCGTCCTGGATGAGCATGAAAAGCAGCATCCAGCCCACAATGCAAATGACGCCTTCCAGGATGACGTGGCTTAAATTGTAGTCCAGCAAAGGCAGGGTGAGGCCTGAATTCCAAAGCATGTGCAACACCACCGGAACCAAGGCAATGCGCAGGAAAGTCCAATCTCCGAGGTAGTTGAAGGAGAATTTGCGGCCGGCCAGGAGCCTCCAAAACGCACCGGCGGTGATGGCCGTCCAGCAAATGTGGCCGAACGGCGCGAAGAACGCGCGCTGCATCATGACGCCTTCCATGGTGGCATTGTTCCCCAGCATGCCTTCCAGCGCCCGAAAGGCATATCCGGCTGATTCGAAGGCGCTGAAAGCGGTACCAATGGCAGCTCCTAACAAAATCCCGTTGATGGTCCAGGGATAGCGGCTGGGCCGCGCCAGAATCAAAACAGCCAGCAGTTTGCCGGTTTCTTCAATGGGTCCGGCCGCAATATCACCCCAGGCCTTGTCCAGGTTGGTTTCCTGAAACAGCAGGAGTGAAAACACAATCGACAGCAGGCCGCCGGCAAGAAGCAGTTTGGCCACCAGATAGGCCGAAATGTTTTTCAAAATATTCATCTCGAAAATCATGATCAGCGTCGCCATGGGCACACCGAAAGATCCGATGAACAGCCAGCCGGGGATGAGGTTCCAATTTTGGAAACGGTCGAAGGCATAACTGAATCCGAAATAAACGGCAGCGGACAGCAACAGAATGGGACCGAAGACCCAGGGCTTGGGCCAATTGGCCTGCACACTGTTAAAGTCCGGAGTGGTGAGGCGCGTGCCGACCGCAAACTGCTCCTCGACTTCCTCGGCTTTGCGTTTGCGAAAAACTTCCGAAAACAAATCACGCAGATTAAATCCAACCAGTGGTTGCAAGCCCGTCATCTGGCTCAGTTTGTCACCCACCTTGCCGAAAAAACCGCCGGCATGATCGTCGAGGTCCGGTTGCAAAGAGCCGCGCGCACTCCAAATTTTGTCCAGTTCCTTGCGTGCTTCGGGATGACCGGCCTGTTCGGCTTTTTTCAGGTAAACC harbors:
- a CDS encoding glycosyltransferase family 9 protein; this encodes MKVSLMRFLDALLGVPACIFLTLLRYLGGPTPERPLDMKRRKILFIKLAEQGSTILARPMLQRAAEIFGRNNLYFLVFDDNRFVLDALGIIPTENVITIPHETITQVLFGAIKAIRKARGIGFDFAIDMEFFARSTAALAYLSGARWRIGFHAFHGEAAYRGNLMTHRLICNQHIHTADLFEVMLDAVFEDPRQLPTFGKKIPAYVESSETEAPLYKLRSGELDETRDIVRAASGDKPSHGLPLILLNSNCGDLIPLRRWHEDNYRDLTQRLLRRYPELHVGFTGGPSEKREVEKQVAAIDHPRCFNLAGLTSLRQLMALYFLAEIMVTNDSGPAHFSSLAPIDTVTLFGPENPALFRARSPRSHVFWAGLACSPCVTAANGRNTVCRNNLCMQAINVDDVYQKVCELYEKRRKRKTTRRKTPLRKKPARV
- a CDS encoding PrsW family glutamic-type intramembrane protease, which produces MSDKKSTDGHAEPDAAALLAEGVRYYQGEGVARDYQAAFEKFSLAAQSGNPAAQCWVGLCHYRGEGTPKDARAAYEWFSRSAEQGHANAQYYLGCLYLRGDGVPAKDLEHAVVYLKKAEQAGHPEARKELDKIWSARGSLQPDLDDHAGGFFGKVGDKLSQMTGLQPLVGFNLRDLFSEVFRKRKAEEVEEQFAVGTRLTTPDFNSVQANWPKPWVFGPILLLSAAVYFGFSYAFDRFQNWNLIPGWLFIGSFGVPMATLIMIFEMNILKNISAYLVAKLLLAGGLLSIVFSLLLFQETNLDKAWGDIAAGPIEETGKLLAVLILARPSRYPWTINGILLGAAIGTAFSAFESAGYAFRALEGMLGNNATMEGVMMQRAFFAPFGHICWTAITAGAFWRLLAGRKFSFNYLGDWTFLRIALVPVVLHMLWNSGLTLPLLDYNLSHVILEGVICIVGWMLLFMLIQDGIRQIKTAQGGSPTLPAPH